A section of the Humulus lupulus chromosome 2, drHumLupu1.1, whole genome shotgun sequence genome encodes:
- the LOC133816896 gene encoding protein SIEVE ELEMENT OCCLUSION B-like, whose product MLNAVQGVVSKVESTVSHVHHHIEGEATNIFTMSDKKIIDLVYGTHVHAEKSFDEDSLFVVVENVLMRSSQIIDKIVQGVHVHVDNIEEKHSKGNLSVPLCTLKAINNELSCKAPNEETAHETTLAILNKLSNYTWEAKAVLALAAFAFEFGDFWLIAHHYHSDPLAKKLGLLKRVPGLIMTSELQKRRQTILELNSLIKLTMRVIAIFDEFEKLSIGYDLKYIPGLSIALDLMPLYVYWAILTIAACATKLGILISDEPDRAYDLSPYSQKISFIFNQLTMQLNVCRRQLAEAEAYRRLCKLILTPTEIMEIFKALVFYKFDVGKPLIDGSTNRTVNIDVLRRKNVFMFFAGLDITEEDISILKPVYDLVSKKEKSYTIVWIPIVEQWTDELKKKYEILRTKMPWYSLQLFSPLAGIRFIKENWQYKGKPMLVVTTPQGKVENLNALHLIRVWGLKAFPFDKKAEEIIAKERHWIGSVLNNAHPTTGTLMKEEKYIFLYGGKDNDFIQTFTKNVTALQSDPFIKGAKINIELFCVGKTAKGGEDHGILTRFWTGIESLFFTKDHKELDPVTQEIQKLLSYKNESGWAVLSKGSAVVTTGHGSAFLKVIEDFEQWKEVIKVKGFEVAFKEFHTQVTHTIRPCCRLDVPTVGGKAPDRMKCPECTRTMETYISYKCCHIDGPLIAHH is encoded by the exons ATGTTGAACGCAGTCCAAGGTGTCGTTTCGAAAGTGGAGAGTACCGTTTCTCATGTGCACCATCACATTGAGGGCGAGGCCACAAACATCTTCACCATGTCTGATAAGAAAATCATTGACCTTGTCTATGGCACTCATGTCCATGCTGAAAAATCTTTCGACGAAGACTCTCTTTTCGTCGTCGTCGAAAACGTTCTTATGCGTTCCTCCCAAATTATTGACAAAATTGTGCAG GGAGTTCACGTTCACGTGGACAATATTGAGGAGAAGCACAGCAAAGGTAACCTGAGTGTTCCCCTGTGCACGCTCAAGGCCATCAATAACGAG CTCTCATGCAAAGCTCCGAACGAGGAAACTGCACACGAGACAACACTAGCGATTCTTAACAAACTGTCAAACTATACGTGGGAAGCAAAGGCCGTTTTGGCACTTGCGGCTTTCGCATTTGAATTTGGGGACTTCTGGCTAATCGCCCATCATTACCATTCGGACCCACTAGCCAAAAAATTGGGGCTCCTCAAAAGAGTGCCTGGACTAATCATGACTTCTGAGCTCCAGAAACGCCGGCAAACAATTCTTGAGCTCAACAGCCTCATTAAGCTCACCATGAGAGTCATCGCAATCTTTGATGAGTTTGAGAAGCTCTCTATTGGTTATGACCTCAAGTACATTCCCGGATTGTCCATTGCCTTGGACCTTATGCCACTCTATGTCTATTGGGCTATTCTAACTATTGCAGCATGTGCTACCAAGCTCGGCATTCTCATAAGTGATGA GCCGGACAGAGCATATGATTTGTCTCCCTATTCACAAAAAATCAGCTTCATCTTCAACCAGCTCACTATGCAGCTGAATGTTTGCAGAAGACAACTTG CGGAGGCTGAGGCTTACAGGAGGCTCTGTAAGCTTATCCTTACTCCAACTGAAATCATGGAGATTTTCAAGGCTTTGGTGTTTTACAAATTTGATGTTGGGAAGCCACTAATTGATGGTTCTACAAACAGAACG GTGAACATTGATGTGCTGAGGAGGAAGAATGTATTCATGTTCTTTGCTGGCCTAGACATAACAGAAGAAGATATTTCCATTCTCAAACCAGTTTACGACTTAGTATCAAAGAAGGAAAAAAGCTACACAATTGTATGGATTCCCATTGTGGAGCAGTGGACCGATGAGCTAAAGAAGAAGTATGAAATTTTGCGGACCAAGATGCCATGGTACAGTTTGCAGCTATTTTCTCCACTCGCAGGAATTAGATTCATCAAGGAAAATTGGCAATACAAGGGCAAGCCTATGTTGGTGGTGACTACCCCTCAAGGGAAGGTGGAGAATCTCAATGCACTTCATCTTATTCGTGTGTGGGGTCTCAAGGCCTTTCCTTTTGATAAGAAAGCTGAGGAAATCATCGCCAAGGAAAGACATTGGATTGGTTCTGTTCTCAACAACGCCCACCCAACTACAGGCACTCTG ATGAAAGAGGAGAAGTACATCTTCTTATATGGAGGAAAAGACAATGATTTCATCCAAACATTCACCAAGAATGTAACTGCTCTTCAGAGTGATCCCTTCATCAAGGGTGCGAAAATCAACATCGAACTGTTCTGCGTGGGAAAGACAGCCAAAGGAGGAGAAGACCATGGCATTCTAACTCGGTTCTGGACTGGAATAGAGAGCTTGTTCTTCACTAAGGATCACAAGGAACTTGACCCGGTGACTCAAGAGATCCAAAAGCTTCTTTCGTACAAGAACGAGAGTGGTTGGGCTGTTCTTAGCAAAGGGTCTGCGGTGGTGACAACCGGCCATGGCTCAGCTTTTCTGAAGGTAATTGAGGACTTTGAACAGTGGAAGGAAGTCATTAAGGTGAAGGGCTTCGAGGTTGCTTTCAAAGAGTTTCACACACAGGTCACTCACACTATTCGCCCTTGCTGCCGGCTTGATGTCCCTACCGTTGGCGGAAAGGCCCCAGATAGAATGAAATGCCCAGAATGCACTCGCACCATGGAGACTTACATTAGTTATAAGTGTTGCCACATTGATGGTCCTCTCATTGCTCATCACTAA